In Rhodospirillaceae bacterium, the following are encoded in one genomic region:
- a CDS encoding DUF2125 domain-containing protein, giving the protein MVEYTDKERQRKIRSAFQARQVMNYKPPAYFAVIRRTMISLVAIATFSIAYVAMWFYTAQGLRSNLEDWAVNARQAGWAVTYKQPVLSGFPFAIRLTLNTPSFATSGDDPDWSWKGPELVIQSRPWNPGRYLLKFPEHNELTLKTKAGPVSYGGLSQELTVEFKPGEHWPKDLLIHAKNVALQAITGAKVGARSATIEATHDPSNPEDIKSPSLSFKINAQDLVLPAHFKLPMGAKVSKLSINGAVMGGIEPGLLRSSLATWRDAGGTMEIPKFSMRYGPFHLIRSDGTVALDGNLQPVGAFTAKVIGFHEFIDALRVSGWVRGKDSLTVKLVTSAFFQKDENGGPPTLNLAVSIQNGKIFTGQAKLVDMPHVNWGPKVASD; this is encoded by the coding sequence ATGGTGGAATACACCGACAAAGAACGGCAGCGCAAAATCCGCAGCGCCTTCCAAGCCCGGCAGGTGATGAACTACAAGCCGCCTGCATATTTTGCGGTGATCCGTCGCACCATGATTTCGCTCGTCGCCATTGCCACATTTTCCATCGCCTATGTGGCGATGTGGTTTTATACCGCGCAAGGTCTTCGCTCAAACCTGGAAGATTGGGCGGTAAACGCGCGTCAGGCCGGGTGGGCCGTTACCTATAAGCAGCCGGTCTTGAGCGGATTTCCATTCGCCATTCGTCTCACCCTAAATACACCGAGCTTCGCCACGAGTGGAGATGATCCAGACTGGAGTTGGAAGGGGCCGGAGTTGGTGATCCAGTCGCGCCCCTGGAATCCAGGACGGTACCTTCTGAAATTCCCAGAACACAATGAGCTCACCCTGAAGACCAAAGCCGGGCCCGTCTCTTATGGCGGATTGTCACAGGAACTAACCGTGGAATTCAAGCCAGGCGAGCACTGGCCCAAAGATTTATTGATCCACGCGAAAAATGTCGCTCTGCAAGCCATAACCGGCGCTAAGGTCGGTGCGCGGTCTGCGACGATTGAGGCCACTCACGACCCGTCCAATCCAGAGGATATCAAATCGCCGAGCCTAAGTTTCAAAATTAATGCCCAAGATTTAGTTTTGCCGGCGCACTTCAAACTCCCCATGGGGGCGAAGGTTTCTAAGCTTTCGATTAACGGCGCTGTTATGGGGGGCATCGAACCGGGTTTGCTGAGATCGTCGCTTGCTACGTGGCGGGATGCGGGCGGCACCATGGAAATTCCTAAGTTTTCGATGCGATATGGGCCGTTTCATTTAATTAGATCTGATGGCACCGTTGCCTTGGACGGAAATCTGCAGCCTGTTGGGGCATTTACGGCGAAGGTCATCGGCTTTCATGAATTTATCGATGCACTTCGAGTTTCTGGGTGGGTGCGCGGCAAAGATTCTTTAACTGTAAAATTAGTTACGAGCGCCTTTTTTCAGAAAGATGAAAACGGCGGGCCGCCGACATTAAATCTTGCGGTCAGTATTCAGAACGGAAAAATATTTACCGGCCAGGCCAAACTTGTCGATATGCCCCATGTGAACTGGGGACCAAAGGTAGCGTCGGATTAA
- a CDS encoding class I SAM-dependent methyltransferase → MRGEKFQELRRGLVGRAKGRVLEIGIGSGLNLPFYGSEVENVTGIDPSEIGLVLAEKNAKNAPIDVDFIQGGAEQVPASDATYDTVVSTWTLCSVANVDEVVAEIHRVLKPGGQFLFLEHGLATDQGVAGWQNRLTPLMRKVAGGCHLNRPLDKQIAASSLNIDHMETGYLLPGPKPFVNNFLGSALRN, encoded by the coding sequence ATGCGCGGCGAAAAATTCCAGGAATTGCGGCGCGGTCTCGTTGGTCGCGCCAAAGGGCGGGTACTGGAAATTGGCATTGGCTCCGGCCTTAATCTTCCTTTTTACGGTTCCGAAGTTGAAAACGTTACCGGGATCGACCCGTCAGAAATCGGCTTGGTCCTGGCTGAAAAAAATGCCAAGAATGCGCCGATTGACGTCGACTTTATTCAAGGTGGCGCGGAGCAAGTTCCCGCGTCAGATGCGACGTACGACACAGTGGTTTCAACCTGGACTCTGTGCAGCGTTGCAAATGTAGATGAAGTGGTCGCGGAAATTCATCGGGTATTAAAACCGGGTGGACAGTTTCTATTTCTGGAACATGGTCTGGCAACGGATCAAGGTGTTGCCGGGTGGCAGAACCGACTGACACCGCTGATGAGGAAAGTCGCCGGGGGCTGCCATTTGAACCGGCCTCTGGATAAACAAATCGCCGCGAGTTCCTTGAACATAGATCACATGGAAACAGGCTACCTTTTGCCCGGGCCTAAGCCGTTCGTGAATAATTTTTTGGGCTCAGCACTGCGAAATTAG
- a CDS encoding gamma-glutamylcyclotransferase: protein MNNNRKDRWVFAYGSLMWRPGFEYEEVQTARLHGYHRALCVFSPNYRGTHEKPGLVVGLDAGGSCIGRAFRLHRDNEKQVQAYLDERELLTGVYNCRDITLALETGSQVPAYGYVVKRSHELYTGKLTPIEASQFILGRAGRTGTCLEYLENTVTHIEELGIDGGDLRRVLDLVQDKDAG from the coding sequence ATGAATAATAACCGAAAAGATCGTTGGGTATTTGCATACGGTTCGCTGATGTGGCGGCCTGGGTTTGAGTATGAGGAAGTGCAAACAGCCCGCCTACATGGCTACCATCGCGCCCTTTGCGTATTTTCCCCAAACTACCGTGGCACCCACGAAAAGCCGGGGCTTGTTGTTGGCCTGGATGCAGGTGGGTCCTGCATTGGCCGCGCATTTCGTCTGCACCGGGACAATGAAAAACAAGTCCAGGCATATTTGGATGAACGCGAACTTTTAACCGGGGTCTATAATTGTAGAGACATAACATTGGCGCTGGAGACCGGATCACAGGTTCCTGCCTATGGCTATGTTGTAAAACGAAGCCACGAACTTTATACCGGCAAACTAACGCCTATTGAGGCGTCGCAGTTTATTCTTGGTCGGGCCGGACGAACGGGAACTTGCCTGGAATATCTGGAAAATACTGTCACGCATATTGAAGAATTAGGCATCGACGGCGGCGATTTGCGGCGGGTGCTTGATCTGGTGCAGGATAAGGACGCGGGCTAA